A stretch of the Zeugodacus cucurbitae isolate PBARC_wt_2022May chromosome 6, idZeuCucr1.2, whole genome shotgun sequence genome encodes the following:
- the LOC128922625 gene encoding uncharacterized protein LOC128922625 isoform X1, producing the protein MLKTKMENSEYFNLVSQYLQNEEELMIGSAGILAFLDELPSSSSSESSSRSEESEREETSKCQNFCQVIDGYGENKFKSHMRLRRSTVEILIEKYTNTIEPKTNTGGREIVPPRKKNIYIWYISNTVTFRELANLFGVSSSTAWTIVSGVTSWVISISHEYVRWPNSTVAVATKRKFEARCGLPNVIGCIDCTHIRIKAPRENKENYFDRKHTYSIVLQAVVDADKRFVDVTCGEPGSLHDSRVLRRSHLFALAQTDSERLFPNEAFILGDSAYPATNWLVPPFKDYGNLTASQRNLNKLHSSTRIAVENAFGLLKTRFRRILHFTEQSNICFVVNIIVSACVLHNICITVDDLSIENDQDEDLENSLQDESHDVHQQTNSSRRDELFQYLQHHNLI; encoded by the exons atgttaaaaacgaaaatggaaaacagcgagtattttaatttg GTTTCTCAGTATTTACAAAATGAAGAGGAGCTTATGATTGGGAGTGCTGGTATACTAGCATTTTTAGATGAATTGCCATCTAGCTCCAGCTCGGAATCTTCATCACGCTCTGAGGAATCGGAAAGGGAGGAAACCTCTAAATGCCAAAACTTTTGCCAAGTCATTGATGGCTATGGTGAGAATAAATTCAAATCGCACATGAGATTGCGGCGTTCGACCGTGGAAATTTTAATAG agaaatatacaaataccaTTGAGCCCAAAACAAATACTGGTGGAAGAGAAATTGTACCacctagaaaaaaaaatatttatatttggtacATCAGTAATACCGTCACTTTTCGGGAGCTTGCTAATTTGTTCGGAGTGTCTTCTTCAACTGCTTGGACTATAGTATCGGGTGTGACTAGTTGGGTTATATCGATTTCTCACGAATACGTTCGGTGGCCAAACAGTACTGTCGCAGTTGCAACAAAAAGAAAGTTTGAGGCAAGATGTGGTTTACCAAATGTTATCGGTTGTATAGACTGCACTCATATCCGTATAAAAGCTCCtagagaaaataaagaaaattatttcgatagaaagcatacatatagtatagtgCTTCAAGCAGTTGTGGATGCTGATAAAAGATTCGTAGATGTAACTTGTGGTGAACCTGGTTCTCTTCATGACAGCAGAGTTCTTCGTAGATCGCATCTTTTTGCACTAGCGCAGACAGATTCAGAGAGACTATTTCCAAATGAGGCTTTCATTTTGGGCGATTCAGCATACCCTGCTACAAATTGGTTGGTACCACCTTTTAAAGACTATGGAAACTTGACCGCATcgcaacgaaatttaaacaaattgcaCTCTTCTACACGTATAGCTGTAGAAAATGCTTTTGGTTTGTTAAAAACAAGATTTAGAAGAATATTACATTTTACTGaacaatcaaatatttgttttgtagtGAATATAATTGTTAGTGCTTGTGTTcttcataatatatgtataactgtcGATGATTTAAGTATTGAAAATGACCAAGATGAAGATTTAGAAAACAGTTTACAAGATGAGTCCCATGATGTTCATCAACAAACAAATAGTAGTAGGCGAgatgaattatttcaatatttgcaacaccataacttaatataa
- the LOC128922625 gene encoding uncharacterized protein LOC128922625 isoform X2, whose translation MLKTKMENSEYFNLVSQYLQNEEELMIGSAGILAFLDELPSSSSSESSSRSEESEREETSKCQNFCQVIDGYGENKFKSHMRLRRSTVEILIEKYTNTIEPKTNTGGREIVPPRKKNIYIWYISNTVTFRELANLFGVSSSTAWTIVSGVTSWVISISHEYVRWPNSTVAVATKRKFEARCGLPNVIGCIDCTHIRIKAPRENKENYFDRKHTYSIVLQAVVDADKRFVDVTCGEPGSLHDSRVLRRSHLFALAQTDSERLFPNEAFILGDSAYPATNWLVPPFKDYGNLTASQRNLNKLHSSTRIAVENAFVNIIVSACVLHNICITVDDLSIENDQDEDLENSLQDESHDVHQQTNSSRRDELFQYLQHHNLI comes from the exons atgttaaaaacgaaaatggaaaacagcgagtattttaatttg GTTTCTCAGTATTTACAAAATGAAGAGGAGCTTATGATTGGGAGTGCTGGTATACTAGCATTTTTAGATGAATTGCCATCTAGCTCCAGCTCGGAATCTTCATCACGCTCTGAGGAATCGGAAAGGGAGGAAACCTCTAAATGCCAAAACTTTTGCCAAGTCATTGATGGCTATGGTGAGAATAAATTCAAATCGCACATGAGATTGCGGCGTTCGACCGTGGAAATTTTAATAG agaaatatacaaataccaTTGAGCCCAAAACAAATACTGGTGGAAGAGAAATTGTACCacctagaaaaaaaaatatttatatttggtacATCAGTAATACCGTCACTTTTCGGGAGCTTGCTAATTTGTTCGGAGTGTCTTCTTCAACTGCTTGGACTATAGTATCGGGTGTGACTAGTTGGGTTATATCGATTTCTCACGAATACGTTCGGTGGCCAAACAGTACTGTCGCAGTTGCAACAAAAAGAAAGTTTGAGGCAAGATGTGGTTTACCAAATGTTATCGGTTGTATAGACTGCACTCATATCCGTATAAAAGCTCCtagagaaaataaagaaaattatttcgatagaaagcatacatatagtatagtgCTTCAAGCAGTTGTGGATGCTGATAAAAGATTCGTAGATGTAACTTGTGGTGAACCTGGTTCTCTTCATGACAGCAGAGTTCTTCGTAGATCGCATCTTTTTGCACTAGCGCAGACAGATTCAGAGAGACTATTTCCAAATGAGGCTTTCATTTTGGGCGATTCAGCATACCCTGCTACAAATTGGTTGGTACCACCTTTTAAAGACTATGGAAACTTGACCGCATcgcaacgaaatttaaacaaattgcaCTCTTCTACACGTATAGCTGTAGAAAATGCTTTTG tGAATATAATTGTTAGTGCTTGTGTTcttcataatatatgtataactgtcGATGATTTAAGTATTGAAAATGACCAAGATGAAGATTTAGAAAACAGTTTACAAGATGAGTCCCATGATGTTCATCAACAAACAAATAGTAGTAGGCGAgatgaattatttcaatatttgcaacaccataacttaatataa